One genomic region from Asterias amurensis chromosome 7, ASM3211899v1 encodes:
- the LOC139939581 gene encoding fucolectin-5-like produces the protein MARSQGGFESTRMNLVTIFTVFVSCHLCLAFAAKFVALSLSGKSVSQSTDYGTKYLAGNAIDGNPRTTSHTAGSDGSVDAHPWWRVDLGEEHCLGKIIVTLRTDCCGSRFTGAVARAGLGSEYYENQQCGSPATASQSSAGASITFLCDPPVSARYVTLDIDHSTP, from the exons ATGGCGAGAAGCCAAGGTGGTTTCGAGTCGACGAGGATGAATTTAGTTACAATCTTCACCGTGTTCGTCTCATGCCATCTCTGCCTGGCCTTTGCCGCTAAATTTGTGG CTCTCTCTTTATCTGGAAAGTCTGTATCGCAAAGCACTGACTATGGAACTAAGTACCTTGCCGGTAACGCCATTGATGGTAATCCACGGACAACTTCACATACAG CTGGATCTGACGGTTCTGTTGATGCGCATCCTTGGTGGCGTGTAGACTTGGGAGAAGAACACTGCTTGGGAAAGATCATAGTCACACTTAGAACAGATTGTTGCG GAAGTCGTTTCACCGGCGCAGTCGCACGCGCTGGCCTGGGCTCCGAGTACTACGAGAACCAACAATGCGGTTCACCAGCCACCGCATCCCAGTCTAGCGCCGGGGCCTCGATCACTTTCCTCTGCGACCCTCCGGTGAGTGCGAGGTACGTCACCCTAGATATTGACCACAGTACACCC